TTCAAGGATGATCAAATCAGGAGGTTTAGAAGAAGTATATGTCTaacattgaatttttgaatgggtttacccaacatttttttcattagctTATAGAACAGCCAGCCAATGACACACAATTTAACTGTTTGATAACTTTTTGGAAGGACATTATATGATGGAGGATCAGCCATTCAAAGTGGCATTTTATGGTAGATATTTCAACCACTCATTGTTGTTTGTAGTGAACACATACGTTcttcaataacaaaacaaaaaaatgttttgctttctaGATTGGGCTGAATCACATTTCTGTTATTCTGTGGCTGATAGATGGACCGGTACTGATTAACTTTGTTTgcgtaattaatttttttcgttatttttgttaaaattccaGTCTGCGTTGGTTCTGTTATGCGGACAAATagcataaattttttcttttcaacgttATAATTGGATAGTGTCAAGCTGATTAGATTCATTTAGGTGTTCATTTTACTGTCAGCTATTAATATTTTGCATTCCATATAATCGTAATTCCCAGTGAATAATTGAAGTgctggaaaataaaattaattttctttacaatttgatttcagGGTATCTTTAGATTTTTATAGTTTTGAGTTTATTCAAGAGTCTGCAAGCTCTTTGCTGACTTCCTCATTCAGATATCGCCTGTCGACGATTTCACAGCCTCACGcaattaaagaacgtatgACAAAAAGTAAGTGATCTAAGCTAATGAACACAATGCAATGTATTCTAACTataccattcaaaacaaaattccaggCAAAAATGATGTATTCGGAGCAGAAAAATGAAGgtgtatccatttaattgaaataggcACACGACAACGCTCAATCGACGTCCTTGTCTCAGTAGAGAATTTTTTCCGTTGAACATATGGCCGAAATAATATTGCAGttgttcaagaaagaaaattgtattgtCAGACAGCATTAATGTTTAATAGCTTGAAATCCAGAGATGTGTGAAgttgcgaaatttctagatgtgaaGTGCAATCAAGCTTCTTGTTGAATTGTGAACCCAAATTATGtatttcctagaaatatctaggtttttggataaataaataaaagacagtgAAAAAACTGGGCTCAAAAACgtgttaaatcgctatattaTAAAAATACTGTTCATGATTTTGGTCGctgcatttgtttaaataaaattgaaatggtacaaatatgggggggggggggggtcgccCCCATATTTGCCATTCACGCTCAAGAAGTTTGTaaaaagagttcacatcagtgcagttcccgtctcgaaaaaacaagattttcagtttttacGAATATTTCGGttattaattggaaaacaagatgacgctgctgtgccactGTTTACTTAGTGACTGTGGGAGTAGTGAAACCTGTGTTCGAAAAGTTTTTGTGAAGTATGTCGTATTCCAAgggaaaattcaagaaaatctaatggtggtTCTGTGTGTTTTCATCCTAGAGTGTGTTTTGCaagtgaagcccacaaaaTGCTTGGTTTTTATGTTACATGTCTTGTAATCACCTATGTCAGCTGTCAAACCAAAAACTGTTCGCAACCCAAtatgttgcattcatcaaactattcttgtgctcattgagaggtataagacttatgttttgttatcagaatctcattgacggatttgcttttaaggtttagctcatgaaacttcatttgtaaaggatacttcccgttgaggagtgtcaccaaagatgcaaatcctatgggtaggaataccataatagTATTCTTCTAATCTTTAACCATTCATGGTCTCCTATCAATTGTAATCTAACAGTTGCACTAAATTCGTCTTATGCTGCAGTGCCAACTGAAACCACAGCCATTTCCGAAGTTATATACTatacttagcctaccaacagacaaagacatgtacctcaacacaatttatATTGGTATTGGTAAACTTTTCTCATACCTAGtatagtttgtttgttttataaattcaaTATTCAACCATAGGACTGCCAACTCTTTGCCGTCTGCTGCCTAtgtgctggccctacagtatTTCTAGCCATTGGACaacagaagtaagtcaaattgctttcatacatttggctacatcagcaatcttatatttccccctaagtaattctttttctttacatctACGATacagaacaaagccttcttcctcttctccacgcccgtcttcacctcgcccgtcatcccaTCTTCGCTTCGCCTGTCGTCCCGCctttgcatcgcccgtcgtcccatcttcgcctcgcccgtcgccccgtcttcgccgcgcccgtcgcctcgcccgtcgccccgtcttcgtctcgcccgtcgccGCGTCTTCGCTCCGCCCGTCGCCCTGTCTTCACcccgcccgtcgtcccgtctacgCCTCGCCGGTCatcccttcttcgcctcgtggtcgccccgccttcgcctcgcccgccatcccgtcttcgcttcgtggtcgccgcgtcttcgcctcgtcgttttggtattgtgtgtgttttgcaatgtttattcttaactaacccgttggctgccacccactttttatcccctttttttttgtagcgtgacagggacgggccacGCTGTTCTGCGCCATggctatctgccatggggtggagcagcgccactgcccaagattggccgaatggcccgcAAGGCAATGCACCGTTAGGGAATCCCTTTatcgagacggcgatgtagacctgggatgtgcatttccgtaaaggtctcatcgccgtttCAGCCCGGACTGTCCTCAGTCCCCTTTGGTCGCTATCCTTTAGATAGCGATGTAGCTATAGTAGATagtagtggcgtggcagccaacgtgttagttaagtgtatttgtatgtattgtatgttgtattatgtggaatatgtatagtggtggatttgtgggtggaaggagggaaaataaaatgctttgtaatattatttgtttagttgtttAATTGACTGgtatggggatcgaacccaagTATTCTAGCATGCTAAGCAATAGCTTTGCCATTATGCCATCTATAATTTGTTATTACCTTGATAGGCATTCCATAATAACCTAATGACGAACTTATTTTAACATACGCATCAAAATCTAAACTAATGCATGTAAGGACAGTcatggcgcaatggtagcgcgccgtGCTGGAATACTATAGGtttgtggttcaaatcccacatgaacgatgaattAATGGGAACAACGCAccaaaggtggcataaacagAGGAGGAATAAgcaaactaaataaataaaagttgataaatgtattgTGTGAAGACAGCGGACAATGGAagaacaaattttgcaaaacatattttgtaaaaaaaattttattgacaattctctgcacattagaattatttttgcaactttaaaaaggcacaatagccctttcaaaaattgccgtcaacccaggcagggggagacactgccttgttgacccaccggggagattacccggtgattggctaagagaagccggaagaagagctgaagatttggaacatttttacaggagcgattaacctttacttcggatttgtgggcagccacatcgccctccgtgaacacatcatcggactaagcggacaccccacgtcccctttccggccagagccctccaaacctcggtatatgttgtttttaaatataccgtacagtaggggcatgaccccctacgggcttattatgagtcaaggggaaacggggctacggaaaggaagggagcccagatatacacttcaattttttaaacattaaataccgtttttaaatGAGCATGTCAATaaagtatggaaattccatgtagtgtatccaatcATAATGCTTCATTCAGTACGttgccccaaacaaggaaCCTTTTCAGTCTGTAGGAGTTAACCTTCCTCAACTCCATTTCGTTGTAGAGAAAGTTGCcctttagaaaaacaattcaagaATTAAATGAACGGGTATTTTAGATATATTAGATATCTTACCATTTAACGCCATCAATGAAAAGTGTTATCAGTGCCTACAACGAATGACTAGGTGTAAGCATCTATTTGCGCTAGCGAAAAAAATACAGCCGCCACAGGATGGTGGACTAAACTTGTCTCACGCCCGACATGGCGTGACCGGAGAACTCCCGTCATGAATTGCTTCCTGTTTTGCACTGCGTGCGAAAAAAGACTAGATTTTAgcaaggaaatgaaaaactacATTCAATTCAATACACGGTCTTCATAAACATAGTGAAATCACAACGTTTAGTTCTGCATATGCAATTTCGAATGTTTACCTTGCATCATATTAATAGGCAATATATTTTTTGTCTTCATAACATACCAAACCGTTATTTCTTACAAAAATTTGaactctttttcgtttttctttgctcaGCAATAAAAAGAACGTAATAACCTGAAGTAAATTGTTTACAAACTGTTACCGTCACGGATTACATGTGGCCagaaaaccaatttttgtgCAGAGTTACTTCTACATAAATCCATATGCTAATCACTAAAAAAGTAGGCAAAAAACTACAGGCTTACATTTTAAAGTCCAATTATCTTTTACGCTTCATAAAAGGTATGTCATACCaataagaagcaaaaaaaaaacctaactTACATCGTTCATCCACGACACAAATGTaattgccgaaaaaaaaagcaaggtgACTAAGATAGGTAGCCATCTGGCGTTGACAGCACAAACCATAAGAATTTTACCAAGAAAAGTTAACAGTAAGAGATTTAAGGCATTTTCTAAAACGCTTTTACCTTCCGAATCTGTAAATGAAGTGATTTTCCCGCGAAGGTGGTCCCCTAAAGTAGCGGAGGAACGACGTCTTCCTTCAGCACAGCGGTCATTTCTAGATAAATCCATCACTATCCTGATTCCTTCACTaaaaaaatagacaagaaGCCACAGGCTTTCATTTTATACAATTAATTGTACTTTACACTTCATTAAAGCTatattattgaaaaaacaaacaaaaaaaaaacagaaaattaacttACATAATTGATCCACGACTCGAAATGCAAAGGCGGGAAAAAAGCAACGTGAACCATCAGAGGCAAGCGAGGTGACTTACATTGGTAGCCATCTGGAGTTGACGGAAAAACCTATAAGAGTTTTACCAAGAAAGGTTAACATCACCACATCAAAGAGATTTTCTACAACGATTTTACCTAGGAATCTGTAAATGATGTAATTTTTCCGCGACGATGGTCGCCCAACGAACGATGTCTTCCTATAACCTTTTCATGGTAacgaaataaattaaaaaaacagtGTTCAAGCAACCTGTGGgtaccttttttgtttgtcgcaTGTCGGGAAGACGCACATTATGTTATTTTGTAAGTCTTTTGGCTGTAGTTAGATCCAGTTCCTTTTGAGTTTTACACCAACAACACATCGTCACAAGGAACAAAATTAGAAGGCAACAAATTTCCGAAACCAAAAAAACCTTTGTTCAAGATCAAATTCTTCCAGAGCTTCGTTTTTGCTGATTGCGAATTTGTTTGAATCCTTTCTTATTCTGTTCTTCAGCTTTGCAAGACGTTAAGGTCCATTCTTGAATGCTAATGAAAAATCCCCATATGAGGAAATCGGCGTAGGCGAAATGGCAGATGCCACGGCGATGCCCTCATTTACGTACTACATTGTCATCTGCCAGCGCCTTTCTTCATTCCGGTCATTATTGGGGCTTGCATCAGGAACTAAATGGTCTTCGTTCGGATTTTCAAGTTCTCCtctcccgggtttcggcacaTTTACTGGTTGTTCATTCCACAACTGTATTCCATCCTTCCAGACCTAGTTAagacgaaattgaaaaaacaaacaactgtAACATCAtcttaaaagcaaaaaaatacaagaacaAATCAATCGAActtgaaatcaatttttaagaatagttgtttttttgcgcAGAAAGCGCTTGCCTCATTCAGGATATCACAGACACCCTTGTTTATGTCAAGACTttgattttggaaaaaaattctgaacCTTTGGCTAGGCAGTTGCAACAACCTCATCTTCTAGGGACTAGCTGTATAATTCATAACATCTCCAACATAAATGTGTGGATTGTATTGATGCAAATTTGCATACTTGCTCTAGCGTGACAGAAATTCATCAACACAAAGTAACCTGTAGAGGAAAAAGATTATCATGAGACGGAGACAAACAAGGATGTTAACATTACCACAAGAACTACAATCTTTCAAACATTCAAGTTTTAAACATCTCAAAAGCTATCAAATATACAGTCTAAATGATGTTAACAAGACCTCTGAAAATCAAGAATTTACAAGTGATTTTTTTGAACAAAGTGGATTAAAACCCATCCTTCGAGAAATCCAGTAGCTGGTATTACCTCTAAATGCATTTTCAGTATCTAATACTCTCGACTGGATTAATTCTATCCACTGCAAACAGATGCACCTGCCAAACAAACGGTGAACAAGAAAGGGCTAATAACTGTAcgataaactgaaaaaaaaaaaaaaaacactacaCTACCTACACTACCTACACTACACTATactacatatatatacactaCACTATCCTACCACGTGCACGGCACAACTGAAGTAATCGACACTTCCAGACGGTTACCTAGCAGTTAAATATTTCCTCACTAGATGTCTTGATATATCAATATTGCCAGGATGCCACAATTATTCATccgtttttcccttttgcttaaaaaactataagctcACCATTAAAATAAGCTAAATTTTCGTGATTGCCGATcaatttttaatcgaaataatgtatttttagctaaatctaaaatttagccaaaattgaaaaagtgagaagggtatagccttctcattttcatGAAAATCTTCAAAAATCGACATCtcttaaaattcaataaaaaaacacactGCATGCCTAAAACTGAATGCTGATTCTGGCTGTATTATTAGTTTTCTCGCTAGTTAtgtcatttttgaaaaaacacagtCGTAGCAATAATAGCGCAAGGCAACAAAAGTTCTTGGCCTTCGACCTAATTTCtacgtgctgccatctagtgCACAAAAAATTTAGGTTAGTTATTTACAATTTACAAATACAAAGTTAGTTATTTTTAAAGTCCTATAAGCGCTCTTTATACGTTTATTTCGTTGATAAATAAGGAGAACACCGCTACATAGCAGTAGCCTATTACGTTGGACGCTTTGATGAGGCAATATTGTATTACTACTCTACAATTatattttcttccttttttccccccgttTTTTAGTTGGAACTATTGCTTGGTCAGCGCGCTATTTATTCTAGGTATTTGCATGCGAATTAACCGATGTATTGATATTGAACGAGGCAATGACGACGGCCTAGGGAAGACAGCCGACACAAGGAGCAGTTGGGACGACTAGGACGGTAGTAGTTTCAGGTGGACTTCCGCAGTTTATGCATGGTGCTGTAGGAACCATTGGCGCGACTGTGGTGGTTGTGGGGGGCTCGCAGTTCACACATGGAGCGGTCGGGACCACTATCGTGGTGGTAGTTGTTGGTGGAGTCTCGCAATTCAAACAGGGAGCGGTCGGAACAACGATGGTAGTAGTGGTAGGTGGTACAGTAGTAGACGTGATCGATGGTGTCGTTTTTGTAGTGGCAGTAGGAATTGGCTGCTGTCCTCCGACGACATTGAGCCAATAGTAATAGACAGATAATCGAGTAAAAATGCTTGGAACATAAGGAGCCCCGCAGCCTTGGTTTTTGGACATAATCCCCACTGCAATACCATTTTGAACCAATGGAGATCCTTCGTCATATTGGCACGGACTCGAGACATCTTTGaataaagtttgtttttaataaatgaaattttaatgcaatgcaaaaagcaaaaattatTACCGCTGCCTGCGCAAATCATGTAGTTATTGTTGAATTCTATCGAACCGTAGCTTAAGCAATCAGCTGGCATTGCGAGCTCTGTCTTACGGAGCTTCGTAACTTCTATGCCATCCGCCTATTTCAACATCGTACCAATAATAATATCACGCAACTCTtacagcaaaaagaaaaaaattaattattctTCAAAATCTAACCGTTGTTGCTCCCCATCCCATGGTAATGGCTGTATTTATTGTTTCATCCACTTCGTCGTACCGGATGGCCTGCACGGCAGTGCCGAACACTACAGGCCTATTAAGCTAAAGATATACCAAGCATTTGATGTAAACCATAAATTAAAGCTTGATATGAAAAATGTTATGGCATACTTACGGATATTAAGGCGATGTCGTTCATTTTGGTTAGCGGGTCATAATCATCGTTGATGGAAATGGACGACACTGCGATAACTTGCTGTTGAGCGGAGGGTTGCACAAAGCTTACGATgcccacaacaacaaccaactGATTAGGTGAAAGCCTACACTCGcatcaaataagaattcaaggATAGAAAGAAAACGTTAATACAAGCCATCATTCGAAAACGACTATGGTTGGCAATAGAAATCACCCGTTGACACAGGAGGCTGTTGTTACAATCCATCGTTCATTGTAGATAAAACCACTGCAAATGTGGCGACGATCAAGCTGAATGGAAGCGATGTAGGGGAACTCGCCTTCAACTGCCAGACTTCCTCCCGCGATGCGGTCAGAGATATCTTGCGGAGCTCCTTCACGTTTGGGACAATAGAAAATGTCAGAAATCGTTTAGGGCTACCTGGAGGATTGAGGAACATACCTGTGGCGAATGCGATCAAGAgtgaaaatattaaaatgttCCTCATAACTGGAGCTTGACTGCTGGTTCTGCTGATGACGGACAACTGATTGCTTCTCCTATTTTACACGTTACTAGTGTAcatcttcgtcgtgataaAAATGCAGACGGATAgtgattttgaaatcaaagACTATCGTTCTACTGCCCCCTCCCGTTCTTTCGATAAGCCAAAAATTATGAACATAAAGGAATATAATGGCTTTAGAAAGTTCAAGAATTTTACGagcattttttaattcatGGTTTATTAAACTAACGCAAGACCATATAAAACTCTAGCAGTTTTCCTCAATGGTTTGCAAGCGAAGGCCAGGTAATTATTGTTCACGTCACTGATCATATCTTGATGACCTTTTCAGTTAACCACATAAAGAATTAAAATGACAAATAAGTAATCATCGTGCTTGACAATTAGCCTTCTTCCGCAGATGTAACACTCTCCGGAATAGCTTAAAGTATAATACTCGTAAAGCAATAAAAGTTCCAGCTTGCTGAAAACAAGATTCAATTAATAATGCAATCGTTTTACTActataaaacaaacaagaataaGGGAGCTTTGGATtcccgtgtgtgtgtacagtaGGCATACCGTGACTGGCCACAATGCAACCTTCATGAGCTATCGTCAGCCGGATAGATCAACTTGTCAATCAATCGCTTATTTGCTTCGCTTCCCTGGTCAGGTTGAATGCacacgggggaaaaaaagaagcattcGGCTGTTTACGTCAGTGAGGTATTAGAGATCCACTCAAGCTCTCCATCGTGCAAGTACACCCTTTTCTACTTAAGCCTGTCAAATTTTGTCGCAATGACATGAATGATGCGACGCATACTGCAAGATAAggggattttcttttgtttttgtcgtctTCTTCATTTATGAGTGATGCTCATCACTGTCAATGATTGCTTTGCTCACTACTGCTGATAAATCGACAGGCGACAAAAGTTCATTGCAATACCAGGTGCAGAGTTTCAAGCTTGTAGCCCacgtcttttattttctattttctttaagCCGTTTCAGCAAAGAATAATAGGATGTAGTTGCATGTTTCGGTTTGCTGACATAGCCGGAAGTGCAGCAATAAAGCCCAATGAACTTGAGAGGGTCAGATTATTTGTCCGGCGGATCAACGGAGGGTTATATATCTTGATAAACAAAGAGATTCCTTGCAGGGCTGTTTACATGGGGAAGTCAAAGGAAGAAAGCGCTCCTGTCGGCACAGTCTCTTTCGTTATACGATGATGGAGATCATAACAATCATTACAGTTTACAACAATCAAATTAACTCAAAACCAGTGACGTCGTGTAGACAATAGATAAAATTCCAAGAATAAGATTACCATATAATAGAAGCGGTTACTTATTACATAAGTTTCCTGTCTCGAATTCCTCGAATTTCTTTGGTCCAGTTGTCCGTCTTTTTTTGCTGACGATGGTCTgatgcttcttcttcttcattccacccccttttctttctttttccgtatAGCCAACGTTTCAGAGCGGTAGCCAAAACGTTTTAGATGCAAATGCACTGCTAGCGTCGATGGAACCATCATTGGGTTCCgtcttccttttatttattggcTAGTTTTGTTATGGAATTTCAATACGCATATAGTGCAGTGTCAGTGTACCCAATTGCTTCTTCCTCAAGAACATTCAAATGACGACCTACCAGGCGTGAAACGAGTACACCCAAATGTCAACgtatgttttctctttttacctGACACGATAAGCTCAAGTGAACTGTCAATTAACCCGCGATTGTCTTATTAAAACAAATATCCATAGATGACTCTTTGATCAGTTGGCAGTTATcgactgtaaaaaaaacaaaaaaaaaactggtggCGATAACGTAAGAAGCCCTCGTATTTGAATTAAGTTACGAAATGTAGGTGCTATTTAATCAGTGAGTGACGTAACTCACAGTTTTGCATTACTCGTGTTGCACCGTCTTAGGTATAACTGCCTCACCATAGTTTTTAATTCCCCATTCGCTACATTCTTGCCCTAGTGTGAGCGGGTATGTATACGATATCTGAGATGCCAATCGTAAGTTTTGATTTTACATACAAAGGTCAATAATGAgttgaacaaacaaaaaactagaGTGACCGTCGTCGTTGATTTCGCTCCACGTTCTTTTGGGAATCGCATCGTTAAGTATCTCATAATTCCTCGAGTTGAAACACATACAGACCTCATCGATCGATGGGCCGTCCTGTAATAAAGTGTTGTATTGCAGCAAGGAATGTATCtttcagtttcctttttcatccattcttttcttctggtcTTCATCTATTTGTTCTCTTTCGAACCCATTCGCCCCGTGTGCCGTAGTGACGGTGGCCACTGATCTATTTTTAATACAAATCAAGTCTTCACGGTCTGCGGGAGCGTTCTAGATTTTTGCCGTAGTCCTTCGAAAATCCAAAGTCAATGTGATTGTAACCAACTGGGGCTAGAGGAAGGCAATGGGATCACCGACTTGCGTGAAAATCTAAAAGGCTTGCAGACTTGAAACACTTGCAGCTCATCAGGTTTTTACTAAAAGCTCATCGTATGCAGTAGGAACGCCTCGCATAGATTCACTTGTCACCTTATTAGAAACGCGATATTTATCTAACAAGATTATTTTGTATGTTTACGTTTTAGACCTAGAAAACTTGTTCAGACCATACGACCTTACGCGTAGCTCAACTTCGACAGGCACGTTCTGTTGTAAGCGAAAAGATCTCAAGCTTAACAAATTCAACAGATATAGCCACATGTGATAGCATAAACAAGCTCGATAATCAAGgagaaatcgaaatttttgTACTTATCCAACTATACATACCCTTTCAATCAAGTTTTAGTTGCTTTGCATTTTCGGAATGGGTTTGTACTAATCCCATTGTCGTGCAACATCTTTCCCCAATTTCTTTGGCCTAGGCCTAGTTCAAACTAGATATTAAATGTTCGGCATTCAAGCGCTAGGAGTGTAACTGGTTTAAAATCCTTGGCGTCGCACAACAACGTTCTTCGTTCTATCCCGCAATTGGAAAGGCTCTTGCCTACCATTGGCTGTTGGTGATGCAATGTGTCAAGCGGGTCGTTGCGCCACCAACAATTTTATCTTGTAAATGGATCATGTATAGGTGCGGCTAATCCCGCGCTACGGGTCCTATTAAATATGAACAAAAAAGTGAGAGACGGACCTGGTTAACTCTGCATACTTTATAATACTATACTACTTGACGGAGTGATAAGAAATCACATGCGGGACGAGCATCGGTACCGTGGCGATATTGAAATCACGAGCTTTTACATTAGCCTGTTTACGGTTCGCCAGCGTACGCAACAGAGCATTAATGATATCTGACCCCAatgttgaacgaaaaaaaaataaggaaaaaaaattgttacgAGTTTCCCCATCGTTGCAATcttgacacaaaaaaaaatctcttgtGTATGAACTCTTCCTCTCGCCAAAACTACACGCGTGACACACAGGAAAGACTGTGGCAAGATGGTTATTCATAGATCTCGTAAAGGCAGCTTGAATCGTACTATTTTtagtagtttttctttttttttccccctttttcgcTCTTAAAACTCAAAATCTTTGCCCAATAAGAACAAAATGATGTTGGCCAAAACTAACGGACCAAACACACTTTTGCATTTTTAttagctcttctttttctttttcgtctagCGTGATCATTCATCAATCACCTCATTTTTTTCGCTAGTAATAATGGAAAGCaggagccatttttttttccttttcgtgaaTATGATATAGTAGATTTTTCCGTGATCGTTTTAGAGACGGACGCATGCTGATCCACGAATCAAGTGCGCAGGACTGCAGGCATCGCGTTTATCGCGCACAATAGCCGGCTAAGGGCGGGGACGTTGGGACGTTGTGCGCCGCCGCGAACAGCGATAGAAGAAAGTGCACCAACGTCTGCGTGCACCGCTAGGGAACAGGAGAAGTAGATTGCGCGGGCCAGTTGGCTGCCGAAAGCTGATCTTTCCCGAGACGAGACGTCGTGAGCTTCCGTTGCAGTTCATACTGTGAGTGTGAATCGATTTTCGACCATCTTTCTTCTGTCGTTTGTTAGTGCAAACgttctgtttatttttttcgtttgaaattcaCATTTGATAAGTTGTGCTGATGGtttgtttcgtcttttttttactgttcaGGTGTACCCGTCATCTAAACGGAGCCTTAACTCGGTGAGGATTTCAAGTCTctaaaacacattttcatCGTTCATCATGGCTGATAAGAAAACTGACGAGCCCTACAAACGACCGCAAACTCTCACTCGTTGCGAACAGATCACCCATTTTCTGTACAACAGTGAAACTCACGAGGTTCTCGGCCGCACGGCGAAGAGTTGGTGTAAgttaaattcttttattagGTGTCCTGattttcggggggggggggggagagccTTATTATCATCAGTCATGTGGCTGGAATTCCCAGTGTGTGAAATACGCACCCTTCAAAAACTAGGTTTGATTTGAACAGATAAGAAAATCTAGCCATACTAC
This genomic stretch from Daphnia carinata strain CSIRO-1 chromosome 4, CSIRO_AGI_Dcar_HiC_V3, whole genome shotgun sequence harbors:
- the LOC130694660 gene encoding chymotrypsin-1-like, whose translation is MRNILIFSLLIAFATGAPQDISDRIAGGSLAVEGEFPYIASIQLDRRHICSGFIYNERWIVTTASCVNGLSPNQLVVVVGIVSFVQPSAQQQVIAVSSISINDDYDPLTKMNDIALISLNRPVVFGTAVQAIRYDEVDETINTAITMGWGATTADGIEVTKLRKTELAMPADCLSYGSIEFNNNYMICAGSDVSSPCQYDEGSPLVQNGIAVGIMSKNQGCGAPYVPSIFTRLSVYYYWLNVVGGQQPIPTATTKTTPSITSTTVPPTTTTIVVPTAPCLNCETPPTTTTTIVVPTAPCVNCEPPTTTTVAPMVPTAPCINCGSPPETTTVLVVPTAPCVGCLP